The sequence TTCATACTGCCTACCCTTGATGAGAGCCACAAAGCCATGCGAAGCCCATCATCATAACCGTTTCCAGTGTAATTGATTCCCTTTCCTTCTCCACTGAGGAAGACTACCCTGTCAAAACCCCTCTTCTTGAACCACTGGACGGCTTCATCATAAGAAGTTGGCCGTTCCCCTCCAAAGGTCATCCTCGACTCATAAGTTCCAGCATCCTCATTCCACTCCACCCACCACAGACCAAACTTCGACATAAGAAATCACCAACTACGAGTAGTTAATAGCCCATATAAAAACCTTTTGGTTAAACAAAACCATTAAAAACACCCCAAAAGTTCCAAAATAGGTTGAAATTATGGGGGTGGTAATCCATTACCACCTCACATACCCACCGCTTGGCTTAAAACCAGGGGCAACATAAATGGGTCAAATTCAATGACACGGTGTCCAGAATTAGATGGGGTGATAAAATGATCGAGCTCGTCGTCATAGGACACGTCTCTATAGACACAATAGTCTTTCCCGACGGGAGAAGGGTGAACATGCCCGGCGGAGCGGCCGCTGCTGTTGCCACCTCCGCCGCCCTGGCCGGCGCAAAAGTGGGCCTCGTGACCAGGGTGGGGGAGGATTTTCCCGGGGAATGGATGAAAAAGCTGGCCTCCATCCTCGATGTGCAGGGTGTCCAGGTGTTGCCAGGGAAGACCATCCACATCTACATGATTTACCACGAGGACGGGAGCGTGGATGCCCCCGTGGAGATGGGCGTCGCCCGGAAGATGGGCGAGACCCCGATTCCAGAGGAATACCTGGGGGCGGAGCTGTTTCACATCGCACCCATCCCCCCGGAGGAGCAGCTTAAAGCCCTCAAAAGGCTCGAAGGAAAGAGGACGAGCCTCGACTTTAACCCGACGTACATGGCCGACTACCGGGAGAAAACGGACCTCATGAGGGAGGTGGTCTCGCGCGCCGAGGTCATCTTCCCAAACGAGAGGGAGGCCCTCGTTATGACCCGCGCGGAGAGTGTCAAAGAGGCCGCGGCGGCCCTCCACGAATGGGGCGCCGAAATCGTGGTCGTAACCCGCGGCGAGAGGGGAGTTCTCATCTACGATGGGAAGTTCAGGGAGTTTCCGGCGCTCCCCATAAGTGAAAACGAAATCGTAGACCCCACGGGCGCCGGGGACGCCTTTGCCGGCGGCTTTCTGGCCGGCTACGCCAGGGGGGAGCCCCTGGAGACCTGCGTAAAACTCGGACTGGAGCGGGCAAGGGAAGTTCTGAAGAAAAAGGGGAGCTGGAGCGTCTAATCCGTCGCCAGCCTGACGAAGACGTAGAGCACAACCAGCAGGAAAGCGGCCAAAGCGGTGACCTCGAGCCTCGGCAGGAGGGGCGACAGGGAAAACATCAGCAGGTAGGTGGGGAAGGCGAGAGCTATCGCCGCCAGAAGGACGGCGTAATGCTCCAGCGGCGCCCGTTCCCTGTCGAGGTGGGCCATCTCTATGA is a genomic window of Thermococcus celericrescens containing:
- a CDS encoding carbohydrate kinase family protein, which produces MIELVVIGHVSIDTIVFPDGRRVNMPGGAAAAVATSAALAGAKVGLVTRVGEDFPGEWMKKLASILDVQGVQVLPGKTIHIYMIYHEDGSVDAPVEMGVARKMGETPIPEEYLGAELFHIAPIPPEEQLKALKRLEGKRTSLDFNPTYMADYREKTDLMREVVSRAEVIFPNEREALVMTRAESVKEAAAALHEWGAEIVVVTRGERGVLIYDGKFREFPALPISENEIVDPTGAGDAFAGGFLAGYARGEPLETCVKLGLERAREVLKKKGSWSV